In the Leptolyngbya sp. FACHB-261 genome, one interval contains:
- a CDS encoding ATP phosphoribosyltransferase regulatory subunit gives MIHQPPAGSRDLLPLDVVQKRWIEQRLQQVFSAWNYHQIITPTLERLDTLTAGGALQSHTVMQLRDGEGQTLGLRPELTASIARAAVTRMAGATLPLRLYYNANVFRPLRSSSYPGPQESFQSGVELLGGGGLVADAEVLLLLRDCLENLGVAQSGWSLILGEAGLTQALLSGFPEAVRETVRQAIAGLDRVSLETMPLDPALRQRALFLLELRGEPAEVLARLAALDLAPRERGLLNRLKALVELLEGVPLVLDLSLIQTFDYYTGIVFEVVSGTHLLGQGGRYDQLLNLYAPEREPCPGIGFVLNLEELHSWLLATGQLPERVPIADWLVVPLTPEAYATAFSHAALLRAAQLRVELDLHQRPPEEVRAYARRRRIAKLAWVSGPDTIKLEHVEGSEP, from the coding sequence GTGATTCATCAACCGCCCGCCGGGAGCCGCGACCTGCTGCCCCTAGACGTTGTCCAGAAACGCTGGATCGAGCAGCGCCTCCAGCAGGTCTTTAGTGCCTGGAACTACCATCAAATTATTACGCCGACTCTAGAGCGTTTAGACACTCTGACGGCAGGGGGGGCACTGCAGTCGCACACGGTGATGCAGTTGCGCGATGGAGAGGGGCAGACTCTGGGATTACGGCCCGAGCTGACTGCCTCAATTGCCCGAGCCGCAGTCACTCGGATGGCCGGAGCCACTCTGCCACTGCGTCTCTACTACAACGCCAATGTCTTTAGACCTCTGCGTAGCAGCAGCTATCCAGGTCCTCAAGAATCTTTCCAGTCAGGCGTTGAGCTTTTGGGCGGCGGCGGACTCGTTGCCGATGCCGAAGTCTTGCTGCTGCTGCGTGACTGCCTAGAAAACCTGGGTGTGGCTCAGAGCGGCTGGTCTCTGATTCTAGGCGAAGCAGGGCTCACGCAGGCATTGCTGTCTGGATTTCCGGAGGCAGTGCGGGAGACTGTTCGGCAGGCCATTGCTGGCCTGGATCGAGTAAGCCTGGAGACAATGCCTCTAGATCCGGCATTGCGGCAGAGGGCTCTCTTCTTACTGGAGTTGCGAGGAGAACCTGCCGAGGTGCTGGCGCGGCTAGCTGCTTTAGACTTGGCACCTCGTGAGCGGGGCTTACTCAATCGTCTCAAAGCTTTAGTCGAGCTGCTAGAGGGTGTCCCCCTAGTGTTAGACCTCAGCCTGATCCAGACCTTCGACTACTACACGGGGATTGTGTTTGAGGTCGTATCCGGAACCCATCTGCTGGGGCAGGGTGGACGGTATGACCAGTTGCTAAACCTTTATGCTCCTGAGCGTGAACCTTGTCCAGGTATTGGCTTCGTCTTAAATCTAGAGGAGCTGCACAGTTGGCTCCTGGCTACTGGGCAACTGCCCGAGCGAGTTCCAATTGCCGATTGGTTGGTTGTGCCCCTAACCCCTGAGGCGTATGCCACAGCGTTTTCCCATGCTGCTCTGTTGCGGGCAGCCCAGCTACGGGTAGAGCTTGATTTGCATCAGCGTCCGCCCGAAGAAGTGCGTGCTTACGCTCGCCGTCGTCGCATCGCTAAATTAGCCTGGGTCAGCGGTCCAGACACAATCAAGTTAGAGCATGTGGAGGGGAGCGAACCGTGA